From one Leptospira licerasiae serovar Varillal str. VAR 010 genomic stretch:
- the atpB gene encoding F0F1 ATP synthase subunit A, translating into MLKQIFATALLLFSLPLFASEGEASKPFDLNEVLVHHLMDHAEFPFNVGGKKVFEGHEGFDPHAENIFVDHSTGHRFHFVGGIDLHITRRVTMMWIVSFLLLIVFIPAARLIAKNPLKIQSRFANAVEAFISFLKKDVVDANTDGHGHSYYHYIFTLFFFILFCNLMGLIPPVGEVIQLGIESVNAGEEVSAAAHAASGHHEPIWIAKVWNGITVTGDVSVTVTLALITLLLIYGTGFVYQGPKFILHSVPNGVPAPLYILMWPLEFIISPLAKAFALTVRLLANMTAGHVIILALLGFIFQFQSWGVAPISVFGATAIYFLELFVAFLQAYVFALLTSLFVGSSMHRH; encoded by the coding sequence ATGTTGAAACAAATCTTCGCAACCGCATTATTATTGTTCTCACTTCCATTGTTCGCTTCCGAGGGAGAAGCTTCTAAACCTTTCGACCTGAACGAGGTTTTGGTTCACCACTTGATGGACCATGCAGAGTTTCCTTTTAACGTGGGCGGAAAAAAAGTATTCGAAGGTCATGAAGGTTTTGATCCTCATGCAGAAAACATCTTCGTAGATCATTCCACAGGTCATAGATTTCATTTTGTAGGCGGCATCGATCTTCACATCACTCGTCGTGTTACGATGATGTGGATCGTTTCCTTCCTTCTTCTCATTGTGTTTATTCCTGCGGCTCGTCTGATCGCAAAAAATCCATTAAAGATACAAAGCAGATTTGCTAACGCGGTCGAGGCTTTCATCAGTTTCTTAAAAAAGGATGTAGTGGACGCAAATACAGACGGTCACGGACATTCTTATTATCATTATATTTTCACGTTATTCTTCTTCATTCTATTCTGTAACTTGATGGGGCTCATTCCTCCGGTGGGAGAAGTGATCCAACTCGGGATAGAATCTGTTAATGCAGGAGAAGAAGTTTCAGCAGCAGCACATGCCGCATCTGGCCATCACGAACCTATCTGGATCGCAAAAGTTTGGAATGGTATTACAGTAACGGGAGATGTTTCTGTTACCGTAACTCTTGCACTTATCACATTACTTCTGATCTACGGAACAGGATTCGTTTACCAAGGACCGAAGTTCATTCTTCATTCCGTGCCTAACGGAGTTCCTGCTCCTCTGTATATCCTGATGTGGCCATTGGAGTTTATTATTTCTCCGCTCGCGAAAGCGTTCGCGCTCACAGTGCGTCTTTTGGCGAATATGACCGCTGGACACGTAATTATTTTAGCATTACTCGGCTTTATCTTCCAATTCCAATCTTGGGGAGTGGCACCAATCTCCGTTTTCGGAGCTACCGCGATCTACTTCTTGGAATTGTTCGTAGCCTTCCTTCAGGCTTACGTTTTCGCACTTCTAACCTCGCTCTTCGTGGGCTCGAGCATGCATAGGCAC
- a CDS encoding AtpZ/AtpI family protein, with protein MNNRMEEPDQKPPEKKDASPWQLASVGTEFAFIIIASVFIGRYLDGRFGWSPFGILFGAIFGFGYGIYYLLTRVSQFDKKE; from the coding sequence TTGAATAATAGAATGGAAGAACCTGACCAAAAACCTCCCGAAAAAAAGGACGCTTCCCCATGGCAGCTTGCAAGCGTGGGGACAGAGTTTGCTTTTATCATCATAGCTTCCGTTTTTATAGGAAGGTATCTGGACGGACGTTTCGGTTGGTCTCCTTTTGGGATCCTGTTCGGGGCGATTTTCGGATTCGGTTATGGGATTTATTATCTTCTCACCAGAGTTTCCCAGTTCGACAAAAAGGAATAG